The following is a genomic window from Desulforhopalus sp..
GGTAATATATGTCGATGTTCTGTCATCAGTGCCAGGAAACAGCGAAAAACACAGGTTGCACCATTCAGGGGGTATGCGGCAAAAAGGAAGAGGTTGCCAATCTCCAGGACCTTTTCCTTTGGGTTCTCAAGGGGATTTCGGTTTGGGGTGTCAAGGGCAAGGAATTGGACATCTACAATGAGGAAGTGGCCTTTTTTGTTGATAAAGGTCTCTTCGCGACCATCACCAATGCCAACTTCGACCGCAACGACTTTGTAAATTTTATCAAAAAAGGCGTTGCCTATCGGGATAGCCTCAAGGAGCAGGTTTGCCAGGCCTATAAAAAGGCCAATGGCCGCGAATTGGCAGGCGACACCCCGGAATGCGCCAGGTGGACTTTTGGTGATGAAGCGGACATCCTTGCCAAGGCGGCAAGCGGTGCCGGCGGCTGGCTGGAGATTGCCGATGAGGACGAACGGTCGCTGAAGGCCACCATCCTCTACGGTCTGAAGGGGATGTCCGCCTACGCCGAGCATGCCTATCAATTGAAGGGGCACAGCCGGCAGATATTCGAGTTTCTCATGGAGGGGCTGGCCGCCCTCGTCGATCCGGCGATGAGCAAGGTTGAGCTCCTCAGTCTTGCCATTAAGACCGGCAAGGTCGGCGTGGAGACCATGGCCCTCCTGGATAAGGCCAACAGCGATGGCTACGGCATTCCCGAGATGTCGACGGTAAACCTCGGGGTACGCGGCAATCCCGGTATCCTGGTCACCGGCCATGACCTGGTTGATCTGCACGAGCTGTTGGAGCAGACCAAGGGCAGCGGTGTCGATGTCTACACCCATAGTGAGATGCTGCCCGCCCATTATTATCCGAAATTGAAGCAATACGAGCATCTGGTCGGCAACTACGGCAACGCCTGGTGGATGCAGAAAAAAGAGTTTGAATCGTTTCATGGCCCGGTGCTGTTTACCTCAAACTGCATCGTCCCGCCCAATCCCGAGCATATCGAGCGGATTTTTACCACCGGGGCGGTCGGCTTTGAAGGCTGCGTCCATATTCCCGATCGCCGGGACGGCAAGGCCAAGGATTTTTCGGCAATCATCGCCATGGCCAAGACCTGCAAGCCACCCGAAGCCATTGACAGCGGCTCGATCGTCGGGGGCTTTGGCCACCATCAGGTGCTGGCCCTAAAAGACAAGATTATCGATGCCGTCAAGTCCGGGGCAATCAAACGTTTTGTCGTTATGGCCGGGTGCGACGGCCGTCATAAAACCCGCGATTACTACACCAAGGTCGCTGAGTTGCTGCCGAAGGACGCAATTATCCTCACTGCCGGTTGTGCCAAATACAAATACCTAAAGCTGAATCTCGGCGACATCGGCGGCATTCCCCGGGTCCTCGATGCCGGCCAGTGCAACGACTCCTACTCGCTGGCGGTGATCGCCATGGAACTGCAGAAGGTCTTCGGCATGGGCGATATCAACGATCTGCCGATCTCCTTTGATATTGCCTGGTATGAACAGAAAGCCGCATTGGTGCTATTGGCCCTGCTGCACCTGGGGGTCAAGGGCATTCGCCTTGGACCGACCCTGCCCGGCTTTCTTTCGGCCAATGTGGCCAAGGCCCTCATTGAACAGTTTGATCTAAAAGGGATCACCACGCCTGAAGACGACGTGGCGGCGATGATGGCAGGTCTTTAGGGTTATTGACCGGGCAGAAAATTCAATATGACTTTTGTGAATCTTTTGCTGCGTACTTCGCAACCGCCTATGTGATTGTTTCTTTGTGAAAGTACCTGGGGAAGGGGGTATTTTTCTTGGAGCGTACACTCATTTCATTGGAGCGTTTGGGTTTATGAGTCGTAGCTGTAAGTGGAATAACTCGTCGAGACGATGGTTCATCTCCCTTCTCCTTTTTTCACTGGTGCTTATCGGCCAGGGGTTTTTCTGCCGGGCGGCGGTTCAGGACACGGCACCCCGGCAAAGCATCAGAGTGGTGACGGATAACAATTATCCCCCCTATGTCTGCCACGACAGCGATGGCAAGCTCCAGGGAATCCTCGTCGATCAGTGGCGGCTTTGGCAAAAAAAGACCGGTGTCGCTGTCGACATCAGTGCCATGGACTGGGACACTGCCCTCAAGCGAATGAAGGCCGGGGAATTCGATGTCATCGACACGACCTTCAAGACCGAGGAACGGCTGGGCTGGCTGGATTTTGGTAAACCCTATGCCGATATTGAAGTCTCGGCTTTTTTCAATAATGAAATCAGTGGCATTACCGACGAGAAATCGCTCAAGGGTTTTGTCGTAGCGGTGAAGGAGGGTGATGCCGCCGTTGATCGTTTGCAGCAGCATGGCATAGACAATCTGGTTCTGTTCAAGAGCTACGAGGCGATCATTCAAGCCGCCAGAGAACATAAGGTCAATGTCTTTGTCATCGACAAGCCTCCCGCCCTCTATTTTCTCTATAAGTACGGGATGGAGAAACAGTTCAACGAGTCTTCACCTTTTCCCGCCGGGCAGTTTCACCGGGCAGTGCTGAAGGGCAATAGCGACTTGCTGCACCAGGTAGAATCCGGGTTCGACCTCATCTCCTCTGGTGAACTGCAGGACATTGCCAAGAAATGGTATGGCGCACCGCTCATCAGCCAGCCATCCCTCCATGCTTTGTTGGCTGGAGTAGGCGTTCTCGGCCTGCTTCTCGTCTTCTTTTTTGTCTGGAATCAATCGCTTCGCGCCGCTGTCCGCAAACGGACAGCTGAATTGGAAGCGAACAAGGAGGAGCTGCGGGTCAGCGAATCCCGCTATCGCGGCATCATTGAGAATGCCGATGATATCTTTTACCGCTTGGATTCCCAGGGGTCTTTGGTCCTGGTCAGTCCATCCGGAGCCCGACTACTGGGTTATGATTCGGTTGAGGAAATGCTCGGCATGCCGCATCAGCGGTTTTGGCTGCA
Proteins encoded in this region:
- the hcp gene encoding hydroxylamine reductase, producing MFCHQCQETAKNTGCTIQGVCGKKEEVANLQDLFLWVLKGISVWGVKGKELDIYNEEVAFFVDKGLFATITNANFDRNDFVNFIKKGVAYRDSLKEQVCQAYKKANGRELAGDTPECARWTFGDEADILAKAASGAGGWLEIADEDERSLKATILYGLKGMSAYAEHAYQLKGHSRQIFEFLMEGLAALVDPAMSKVELLSLAIKTGKVGVETMALLDKANSDGYGIPEMSTVNLGVRGNPGILVTGHDLVDLHELLEQTKGSGVDVYTHSEMLPAHYYPKLKQYEHLVGNYGNAWWMQKKEFESFHGPVLFTSNCIVPPNPEHIERIFTTGAVGFEGCVHIPDRRDGKAKDFSAIIAMAKTCKPPEAIDSGSIVGGFGHHQVLALKDKIIDAVKSGAIKRFVVMAGCDGRHKTRDYYTKVAELLPKDAIILTAGCAKYKYLKLNLGDIGGIPRVLDAGQCNDSYSLAVIAMELQKVFGMGDINDLPISFDIAWYEQKAALVLLALLHLGVKGIRLGPTLPGFLSANVAKALIEQFDLKGITTPEDDVAAMMAGL